In Kitasatospora sp. NA04385, a single genomic region encodes these proteins:
- a CDS encoding SDR family NAD(P)-dependent oxidoreductase yields MDENTTDSRTVALVTGANKGIGYEIAAGLGALGWRVGVGARDEGRRAAAVAALRAGGADAFGVPLDVTDDASAAAAVLAERFGRLDVLVNNAAVTGSVPQEPTVVDLAEVRTVLETNVLGVIRVTNALLPLLRRSASPRIVNMSSVVGSLTRQSDPAGETGPISAAYSPSKTLLNAVTVQYAKELRGTGVLVNLGCPGFCATDLNGHRGTRSPEQGARVAIRLATLPDDGPSGAFFDEDGPLPW; encoded by the coding sequence ATGGACGAGAACACGACGGACAGCAGGACGGTCGCGCTGGTCACCGGCGCGAACAAGGGCATCGGGTACGAGATCGCGGCGGGCCTCGGCGCGCTGGGCTGGCGGGTCGGGGTCGGGGCCCGCGACGAGGGGCGGCGCGCGGCGGCCGTGGCGGCGCTGCGGGCGGGCGGCGCGGACGCCTTCGGGGTGCCGCTGGACGTCACCGACGACGCCTCGGCGGCGGCCGCGGTGCTGGCCGAGCGCTTCGGGCGGCTCGACGTGCTGGTCAACAACGCGGCGGTGACCGGGTCCGTCCCGCAGGAGCCGACCGTGGTCGACCTGGCGGAGGTCCGGACGGTGCTGGAGACCAACGTGCTGGGGGTGATCCGGGTGACCAACGCGCTGCTGCCGCTGCTGCGCCGCTCGGCGTCCCCGCGGATCGTCAACATGTCCAGCGTGGTGGGCTCGCTGACCCGGCAGTCCGACCCGGCCGGGGAGACCGGCCCGATCTCGGCGGCCTACTCGCCGTCCAAGACCCTCCTGAACGCGGTGACCGTGCAGTACGCCAAGGAGCTGCGCGGCACCGGCGTGCTGGTCAACCTGGGCTGCCCCGGCTTCTGCGCCACCGACCTGAACGGCCACCGGGGCACCCGCAGCCCCGAGCAGGGCGCGCGGGTCGCGATCCGGCTGGCCACGCTGCCCGACGACGGGCCCAGCGGCGCCTTCTTCGACGAGGACGGCCCGCTGCCCTGGTAG